AAAATAGAGCAACATTGCTGGTGAGGACACAACATGGTACAGAGGCTGAGGAGAACATTTTGGTGGTTCCTCTTAAACATGGACTAACCACAGATCCAGAAATTTTACTCCCAGCTGCATACtacatagacatgaaaatatttgtCTGCACAAAATCTTGTTCACTAATGACTATGACAATATTCTTCATGATAGCCCAAACATgcaaacaatccaaatatccaacAGCTGATGAAAGGCCAAACCGATGTGttatatccatgcaatggaatcgTTTTTTGGACATGAAAAAGAAGGATGAACAGGTCCCCGCAACGATGAACCTAGAAATCATCATGCTAAGTGATGCCATAGGAGAGCCCACAGGAGGGaagtctacagagacagaaagtggattcCTGGTTGTTGTGGCTTGGGGGGAcggatggataggtggataggTGGATAGGAAGGTGACAGCTACAGGGTACAAAGCTTCTTCCTGAGGTGAtgaaaattttttctaatttaatgtggtggtgggtgcacaTGTGTGGTTGTACCATAAAACCCATTGAATTCTACACTTCAAGTTGCTGAATTATTTGGTATATGAACGACATCAcaagaaggggaggaaggggagcagACGAGGGGAGGGAGAGTGAGGGGTAGAGGAGctaagaggagagggagggggagggggagcagagagaaaggggagagggagggaggaggagaggacagGAGACCATGGTAGCTCCTAGGCCCCTCTCTCCAGAGGCAAACTTGCCGGCAGCACCTGGAAGGAGGCTTGTGCCTCCAGTGTCCTCCTGAAGTCTGGGTGTCTGGGCACGTGGCCTGTGCGTGGCGCCATTGTGGAGTGTCCCGCGCCCATGTCCTTCGTGCCTTCCAAGCGCCCAGAGGCCAACGGTCCCCCAGCCATGGGCGCTGCAGCTCCGGCCGAGTCCGCAGACCTCGGGAACTTCTGGAAGGCAGGAGAACCCCTGCTGCAAGGCCCCGACGCCCTGGCGGCTCCCATGAGCAGATCATCCAGCACGCCCCAGACCACGCCGTCTCCCCAGGGTCGCCAGAGTCCCTGGTCCCCGAGGTCCCTGACTCAGAGCCATATTCAGTACGTCCAGTGGGGGTGCCCGGTGCCCAGCAACCACCTCATCGAGGTGCGGCCCATCCAGGACCACGCCAAGCCGCAGCGGGTGGTCTCCGAGGCCTGGTGGCGCCCTGCCCTTCCCGGGGAGACCGCTCTGGGGCGAGACCTCTCCTGTGCCTGGGAGGGTTGCATGAAAGGGGGGCTGTGTCGTGCCTGGAACCCAGGACGGACCTGGAGCCCGGTGACCATCGGGATCGCGCCCCCTGAGCGTCAGGAGAGCACCTGGAGATCCCCTGGACAGCGAGCCCGTCCCGCAGGCCGCCCCGCCGCCCAGGAGCTCCCGGACCCCTGCACCCGGGAGACTCTGCTGGGGACGCTCAGCCAGTGCCCCAAGGGAAGCTCTAGGTTCGACGGGCCATTGTGGTTCGAGGTCTCAGACAGCAAGGGCGGCATGCGGAACCTGCAGCCCCGGCCCTCTGCCTTCAAGCCCCTGAGTAAAAATGGAGCAGTTGCTTCCTTCGTGCCCAGGCCAGGGCCTCTGAAGCCGAGCCTCGGCCCCTGGAGCCTCAGTTTTCGTGATGATGCTTGGCCTTTCGTGCTGGTCCAGCCCGCCCCGTCCGCCATCTGGGACTTCTGGGAGGCGACAACGCCTTCCTGCGGCAGCTGCAGTAGGGTCTCCTTCGCCCTCGAGGTCACCCGGTCTGCTGGCCCCTTTGGCTCCTAAGAATCTGGGCCCTGCTACCCACCTCCGGAGACTCAAGCCCACGTATCTACTTTCACTTGCTCATCCTTGCTCTACCTCAACGTGGGGCCCTGACACCACGTTATCAAACATGCAGCCCCCACACCCCTCGTCTGCATgcccccagatcttccctctgtgcTCCCTGCCACCCCAGCAGCTGTTGATTTCAGAACCCCTGCCTTCGCCCTGCTGGctctctcctccctgcccttcTTCCTGCCCTTCCTCTGAAAAGAGGCATTTCAGGAAGGCTTGCTTTTTCTCCATGTCTCACAGTTTGTATAGTTAAATTGTCCAGTTTGTATAGTTAAATATTTGAtcttattaaaaacatttgtctGCAGAAAATCTATcaatttataataataacaatcaaaAAAGCTTTTTATGCCAAAAGAAAGGGCAAAGTGTGTTCCAGGCAGGGGCAAGGGCAAAGATTCTGTATGGGGAATAATTCCTATTTATTTGAAGTCCAAATATAAGTCCAGTAGAGTTGGAGACTAGTGAGAGAGAAGATATGAGGTTAGAGAAATAGACTGTGATGAAGTACTATAAGGCATTGGGACCAGAGTACAGGGTTTATTCTAAAACCATGAGTGTTAAGCAGAGGACAGTCTTATGATCtggttgatatttttaaaaacacgaTTCTGGCTACAGCAATGGAAATGGAAACCACAGGAGATCAATACAGTATTTCAAGCAATCCATGGGGATGGTTTGGTCTGAGAGGCAAATGGTACATCTGGAAGGATACAGACAAGTTTGAGGTTGACCTAAAAGATAGTGTGGGACCTGCTAGTGCCCTAGATGTTAGCACTGGGAAAGGGGAAGGGTCCAACAGCTTTAGCATATGGGCTTAAGAAACTGGATGATGATAGTATCATTTATAGGGATGGACACTAccaataggagaaaatatttgaagaaatcaagAGTTTTGTTCAGGGCGTGTtctctacaacaacaaaaacacttgCTATGCTGCTGGTCCTGTTAACTGtgctattgaaaaaaataatcctGGAACTCATTGGAGGGTTTGAACCTGGCAaaataaatctgggagtcatgaacatataaattcctTATGACATAGAAATGGTCCTTAAAACCACAGGCTACTTGAGATCACTTATGCAGAAAATATGGAGAAGGGCAAGGGTGAAGCCTAGGGTACTCCAACGTTTAGAACATGAAAGAACGGAGAATGGAGAAAGAAGAACCCTCAAAACCAAGAACCATGAGGGAGAAGGAAATCCAGGAGCAGAAGGGACACTGAGGATTCCAGAGCATGGAATTTATCCACCACGGTGGCTGCCTTTGAGAAGAGATGTTCTTTCCCTGATTTCAGAAGAGAAATTGTTTTAGAGTGTTGGAAGTGGGAAGCCTGAACTGCATGggagatggaaggaagggagggtgtgttagtccatttgcattgccacgaaggaatacctgagactgggtaatttagaaagaaaagagtttaATTTTTGTTCTGCAAGCTATACAGGAAGTGTGGTGCCAACactggcttctggtgaggtctcCGGAAGCTTCCAGCCATGGCGGAAGGCCAAGGGTGAGCCTCACATGGAGACAGGTATCAAGCAAGGAGAGGGCAGGGAAGTCCCAGAGTCTTTATTAAAGAACAGCTGGCATGTATCACCAAGGGAATGGCCCCAAGCCATTCATTAGGGATCCACCTTGGGAtccaacacctcccaccagatccatCTCCAACATCAGtggttacatttcaacatgagatttggaggggacacacatccaactATATCATCAGGCTTGGAGGCAGGGACTGTAGAAGCTACTAGGAGATATTAGGTTGTGAAGTGAAGCAGGCAATAAGACTGCTGGAGGAATTTTACTTTgtctttagattttcttttaagaaaggaTAGGGGGCAAATGTGAATAAGAATGGTATCTACACTCTTGTCTAAGCCATGAAGGTCTTGGAATTCAAGAAAAAGTGTGGCTTTGCTTTCAGCTGAGGGGCAGTGCACAGGCAAGATGAATTAAGGGTGGGCAGGTGAAGAGAACATTTGTAGAAGTTAAGGTTTGTGGGATTTTCTGATGATTCCTCATGAGTTTCAGAGGGGACCATGTGAGGTTTGAGAAGACAGGATGCGAGGTTGGGtcagaaatggaatggactgggaaggACTCATTAGTCTGGAAAGAGATTGCTCACCTGGTAATTCAAAGCACTATCTCAGAGTAATGTTATTGATCAATTACCTTATGGAACAGAGTATTTATCTGGAATGTAGGGACACATTTTAGCAAGAGGGCAAGGACTCTTTACTGTGCACCAGCATTGCAATAGCTAAGGAACAGTGATTCTCCTGTGAACAGTAGCAAAGGAAGCCTCCTTCCTTGTAGCACAAGAGCCTGGCAATGGGATGTGAATAGACAAATCCCTAGGAGAGAACAGATATTCTGAAACAGATATGCAAGAACTTAATATGTGAAAATGGTGACATTCAAAATCTCTGTGAAAATAATTAATTGCTGAAGAAATTGAATTGCAACTATTGGACTCCCAATTAGGAATaagaatatgtgtatataatgaGTACACTCAAATATCTTGTGCCCCAGGATCTCTTTTGTAGCCCAATACCTTTATACTTCTATCAATTTAACTGCACTTTTACCACAAATTCACTTAAATGTGTTACCAAACCAGTCCATGAAAAACTTTTTAGTTACATAGGTAATCTATTTCATAGAAGAATGAAATGTAAGTGCAGAAAGAGAGTTATTTATTTCCACGTAAGCTtaataatttggaaacacttaagtagaattaaacaaaacaattctTCTGAATTAGGTGTGAGCCAGTTATAATacactgggaaatatctacaagtaataaaaacttgaaagacaAGTGACAGGAGAGGAGGCTACTTTTAGAACCCACATAGCAGACCAGGGTTACTATTCCACAATGGTAAGACATCACTAAATATCAAtgataaaaaaatagagaatacatAGAATCACTAAAAACATAACTATGCAGTTCATGTAATAAGCAGTTCAAATTATTAAGAAACATATAAAATACTCAAAAGTGTTCTATATATACagggaaatacatatatatggaatttCCACTCATCATTGCCAAAAACAAGGTCTGCTAATATCCTTCCTTTGCAGGAGAAACAGATAATATCATGTAAATTTGACAAATTGATCAGAATGAGAGTCTGCAAATTATCTTTCCACgtaactttttaattattcttctattttggcagtgtcttttaattttaataaaggatTCAATATGCAATAAAGagatgagccatgaactgggccaGATAGCGTAGCTTTGAAATACattaacaaaacaagaaaaacaggagcaaaaatagaaaaaagaaggagGCATTTTTATGACTTAGACATTGGCACAAAAATATCTAACATCGTACAGAAATGGTTACAGCTGATAAGAAGTTTATGATTTAAAAAGCTTGATTTTATTTCTCACATGGGAGCCACAAGGACTCCTTTTGTCCCTACTATTAATTTCTAAGTCACttggtttatttttccttcaaaaccACATGccgattttgtcttttttgttttatttagttttgttttttagagacagggtctaactctgactgttgcccaggctggagtaaagtggtgacctcatggctcatggcagccttgaactcctgggttcaagcaatcctcttgcttcaggcctgagccactatgcctcgctaaatttttgtaaattttttgtagagatggggtcttgttacattgccttggcctcctgaagtgctgggattactggcaaaGCCACTAGCCTAGTGTTAATCTTTGACAGTACAGATAAAGGAAAGGGACAAAGAAACAGGAACCAAAGGAAATGATGGAGCATTTTTCCAAAACCTACCATGACCATGAcatctgtttctttctccttcttctcctaaATGCCACTCTTAGTTGGCTGTGATTTCAGAGGGCAGGGGACTTCCTTTAAAATAAGAAGAGTTCCACTTCTATTTTACTTTAATATCTAATAAAATATTGCATACAACCACATgaataatacatgtaacataaaattatattaaagcaATTACAAAAAATTTCATAAAGTACTACGGAAAACAATGGAGCTTGAAATGTGTGTGCAAATTTatgtcatatatacacacatataaattatatatgataaACACAAACACAATTCTTTTACCTGTTACTCTCAATGTTTTGGATAAACTGAACATTTTGCTTAAAGAGAGGTATCACAAAGCAAcatattgttttaacttttaatataaagttatagttatcaaattttaaataagaaatccaGGTTTTGTGACGTGAAAGAGTCTGCTAATCAAAGTGCTGCATAACCCATACCCACAATACGACATCTTTTAAATCAtagtttgatttattttaaagtgaGACCAGAATTTAAGTATTTACAAAACAATATGAATGCGGATTACTTATAGATTTTTTCCACCAGTGTTTTATAGGTAATTTGCTCGCATGTAATTCAGAATTGTTTTTGGCAACTCCACTTAGGTCTTCCCAAATTGTTAAACTAATTTAGAGAAGCAACAGCGCTTtctgcatttatattttattcttctacaaaataattaattaaaagtttTGTCATGGACTGGTTTGATGGAACATTTAACTGAATTTCTGTTAAAAGTGTAATTAAACTGATAGCAGCATAAGGGTTGTTAGATACTAAAGAGAGCCTGTTGCAAAGGAGAAATGAGTGTCTAATTAGATACTTTTATTCTTGTATGTGTAAATAGATTGTGATCttgatacatatatgtgtgtatatatatcatactttTGAAGTAGAGGTACACTTAGACACATATACATAGAACATGTTCCTATTATGTATATATAGGGATCTTcaaaaaattcatgaaaaatgaATAATTGTGGAAAACTATGCAtgcatttcagttttgttttgaacCAAAATGAATGCATACTAACTTATTAGAACATGTTTGTACAAGATCTAGTTTGAAGCACTGAGAAGAATAAAACATCAGTTTTAAAAGAGCCCCTATCAGAGTAACATGAGTTCTGCTATTAATTGAAGTAAGTATAAACATCCAATGTATGATGAACCTTCGGTAGAAGAACGGTGAAATCACTAACGCTTTATGAGAAGTTTATGTGAACAATGGCCTGAAAAatggcagtttacaaatggagaaCTTATGTTAAGAAGGGAGGAGATGATGCTGAAAATGAAGCCCAAAGTGGCAGTTCATCCACATCAGTTTGCAAGGAAAAA
This genomic interval from Gorilla gorilla gorilla isolate KB3781 chromosome 6, NHGRI_mGorGor1-v2.1_pri, whole genome shotgun sequence contains the following:
- the POM121L12 gene encoding POM121-like protein 12; translated protein: MSFVPSKRPEANGPPAMGAAAPAESADLGNFWKAGEPLLQGPDALAAPMSRSSSTPQTTPSPQGRQSPWSPRSLTQSHIQYVQWGCPVPSNHLIEVRPIQDHAKPQRVVSEAWWRPALPGETALGRDLSCAWEGCMKGGLCRAWNPGRTWSPVTIGIAPPERQESTWRSPGQRARPAGRPAAQELPDPCTRETLLGTLSQCPKGSSRFDGPLWFEVSDSKGGMRNLQPRPSAFKPLSKNGAVASFVPRPGPLKPSLGPWSLSFRDDAWPFVLVQPAPSAIWDFWEATTPSCGSCSRVSFALEVTRSAGPFGS